A stretch of Helicobacter pylori DNA encodes these proteins:
- a CDS encoding NAD(P)H-hydrate dehydratase, which produces MLSVYEKVNALDKRALEEWLLSEDILMENAAMALERAVLQNASLGAKVIILCGSGDNGGDGYALARRLVGRFKTLVFEMKPAKSPMCQLQQERAKKVGVVIKAWEEKNKDLECDVLIDCVVGSNFKGELEPFLNFESLSQKAHFKIACDIPSGIDSKGRVDKKAFKADLTISMGAIKSCLLSDRAKDYIGELEVGHLGVFNPIYEIPTDTFLLEKSDLKLPLRDKKNAHKGDYGHAHVLLGKHSGAGLLSAISALSFGSGVVSVQALECEITSNNKPLELVFCENFPNLLSAFALGMGLENIPKDFNKWLELAPCVLDAGVFYHKEVLQALEKEAVLTPHPKEFLSLLKLVGINISMLELLDNKLEIARDFSQKYPKVVLLLKGANTLIAHQGRTFINILGSVALAKAGSGDVLAGLILSLLSQNYTPLDAAINASLAHALAGLEFKNNYALTPLDLIEKIKRL; this is translated from the coding sequence ATGCTTTCAGTGTATGAAAAAGTGAATGCTCTAGACAAAAGGGCACTTGAAGAATGGCTTTTAAGCGAAGACATTTTAATGGAAAACGCCGCTATGGCTTTAGAAAGGGCGGTTTTGCAAAACGCTTCTTTAGGCGCTAAAGTCATTATCCTTTGTGGGAGCGGGGATAATGGGGGCGATGGCTATGCGTTAGCCAGGCGTTTAGTGGGGCGTTTTAAAACGCTGGTCTTTGAAATGAAACCAGCCAAAAGCCCCATGTGCCAATTGCAACAAGAAAGGGCTAAAAAAGTAGGGGTAGTCATCAAAGCATGGGAAGAAAAAAATAAAGATTTAGAATGCGATGTGTTAATAGATTGCGTGGTGGGGAGTAACTTTAAGGGCGAATTAGAGCCGTTTTTAAACTTTGAAAGCCTTTCTCAAAAAGCGCACTTTAAAATCGCTTGCGATATTCCTAGCGGGATCGATTCTAAAGGCAGGGTGGATAAGAAGGCGTTTAAGGCGGATTTGACTATCAGCATGGGCGCTATTAAGTCATGCTTATTAAGCGATAGGGCTAAAGACTATATAGGGGAATTGGAAGTGGGGCATTTAGGGGTTTTTAATCCAATTTATGAGATCCCAACAGACACTTTTTTACTGGAAAAAAGCGATTTGAAACTGCCCTTAAGGGATAAAAAAAACGCTCACAAAGGCGATTACGGGCATGCGCATGTGCTTTTAGGCAAGCATAGTGGGGCGGGGTTATTGAGCGCAATAAGTGCGTTAAGTTTTGGATCTGGGGTGGTGAGCGTTCAAGCGTTAGAATGCGAGATAACTTCTAATAACAAGCCTTTAGAATTGGTTTTTTGTGAAAATTTCCCTAACTTATTGAGCGCGTTCGCTCTTGGCATGGGGTTAGAAAATATTCCAAAGGATTTTAACAAGTGGCTTGAATTAGCCCCATGCGTTTTAGATGCGGGCGTTTTTTATCATAAAGAAGTGTTACAAGCCTTAGAAAAAGAAGCGGTTTTAACCCCTCACCCTAAAGAGTTTTTATCGTTGTTAAAATTAGTGGGGATCAATATAAGCATGCTAGAATTGTTAGACAATAAACTAGAAATCGCAAGGGATTTTTCTCAAAAATACCCCAAGGTGGTTTTGCTTTTAAAGGGGGCTAATACCCTAATCGCTCATCAAGGGCGAACTTTTATCAACATTTTAGGGAGCGTGGCTTTGGCTAAAGCTGGGAGTGGCGATGTGTTAGCGGGGCTTATTTTAAGCTTGCTTTCTCAAAACTACACGCCTTTAGACGCTGCTATTAACGCAAGCCTAGCGCACGCCCTAGCGGGTTTGGAATTTAAGAATAATTACGCTTTAACGCCCTTAGATTTGATAGAAAAGATCAAACGATTATAA
- the crdS gene encoding copper-sensing histidine kinase CrdS, with translation MRGWAIALTHYEKKSLKLFLGTYLGSSFVLMLVISVLAFNYEKNEKIKMIRMDMDKMASKIASEIIQLHMQTHADYQNALNALISRYKDASMALFDSKKRVLYSNIPESADLIKNHKEAGFFSFKGEYYLFTDETFSHLGVAKMLFKNSKPFHFSSLYRNIVLVFVVAFLCVIGVSVFLGRLFLKPIRNEITRIDHFLKNTTHELNTPMSTLVLSLKTLEDNQQHRRIKIAIQRMSFLYRSLSYLVMQDIEHESFVLLDLKALIIKENTLFSEMIDYHKLEFKSDLVGVELKAKEQDFLSLYSNLLMNAIKYSVMHGYIHIELTHEFLKVKNLGYEIPKDKIKELSVRYARFNSSVLGYGIGLDLVKKVCEKYKMRLEIHSEPSLKGSFYENSFCIHFQG, from the coding sequence ATAAGGGGGTGGGCTATCGCTTTAACCCACTATGAAAAAAAATCCCTCAAGCTCTTTTTAGGGACTTATTTAGGCTCTTCGTTTGTGTTAATGCTAGTGATTAGCGTTTTAGCGTTTAACTATGAAAAAAACGAAAAAATCAAAATGATACGCATGGACATGGACAAAATGGCTTCTAAGATCGCTAGTGAAATTATCCAATTGCACATGCAAACGCATGCGGATTATCAAAACGCTTTAAACGCCCTCATTTCACGCTATAAGGACGCTTCCATGGCGCTTTTTGATAGTAAAAAGCGTGTTTTATACTCTAATATCCCTGAAAGCGCAGATTTGATTAAAAACCATAAAGAGGCGGGTTTTTTTAGTTTTAAGGGGGAATATTACCTATTCACTGACGAAACTTTCTCTCATTTGGGCGTGGCTAAAATGCTTTTTAAAAATTCTAAACCCTTTCATTTTTCTTCTTTGTATCGTAATATTGTTTTAGTGTTTGTCGTAGCGTTTTTATGCGTGATAGGGGTTTCTGTGTTTTTAGGGCGTTTGTTTTTAAAGCCCATTAGGAATGAAATCACGCGCATCGATCATTTTTTAAAAAACACCACGCATGAATTAAACACCCCCATGAGCACTTTAGTCTTGTCTTTAAAAACCTTAGAAGACAACCAACAACACCGCCGCATTAAAATCGCGATCCAGCGCATGAGTTTTTTATACCGCTCGCTCTCTTATTTAGTGATGCAAGATATTGAGCACGAATCCTTTGTGCTTTTAGACTTAAAAGCCTTAATTATTAAAGAAAACACGCTTTTTAGCGAGATGATAGACTACCACAAGCTGGAATTTAAAAGCGATTTAGTGGGAGTTGAATTGAAGGCTAAAGAGCAGGATTTCCTTTCGCTTTATAGCAATTTGCTCATGAATGCGATCAAATACAGCGTCATGCATGGGTATATCCACATAGAGCTAACGCACGAGTTTTTGAAAGTGAAAAATTTAGGGTATGAAATCCCTAAAGACAAGATTAAAGAATTAAGCGTTCGTTATGCGCGTTTCAATTCTAGCGTGTTGGGTTATGGTATAGGGTTAGATTTGGTGAAAAAAGTGTGCGAAAAGTATAAAATGCGTTTAGAAATTCATAGCGAACCCTCTTTAAAAGGATCGTTTTACGAAAATTCGTTCTGTATTCATTTTCAAGGATAA
- a CDS encoding phosphatidylserine decarboxylase produces MVALSNALSRVFGSVAGYKFPSFIQKGINALYVKIFKIDLSEFEPLENYKSLNALFTRSLKKERPFDKSPNICIAPCDALITECAFLDNDTALQIKGMPYKAHELVGEINPLRLSFFYVNFYLSPKDYHHYHAPCDLEILEARYFAGKLLPVNKPSLYKNKNLFVGNERVVFVAKDIQGNQLYFVAVGALNVGKMRFNFDKNIQTNAKVRFTQTYSYNPPIKVKKGDNLGNFEMGSTIVLFIQNTAFKDLREKSVKFGESIGEFHAN; encoded by the coding sequence ATGGTAGCTTTAAGCAACGCTCTTTCAAGGGTTTTTGGCTCTGTGGCTGGCTATAAATTCCCTTCTTTTATCCAAAAAGGTATCAACGCTCTTTATGTTAAGATCTTTAAAATTGATTTGAGCGAGTTTGAGCCTTTGGAAAACTACAAGAGTTTGAACGCTCTTTTCACGCGCTCCTTAAAAAAAGAACGACCCTTTGACAAATCCCCTAATATTTGCATTGCACCTTGCGATGCTTTGATCACGGAATGCGCTTTTTTAGATAACGATACCGCTTTACAAATTAAAGGCATGCCCTATAAAGCGCATGAATTAGTGGGCGAAATCAACCCCTTAAGGCTTTCTTTTTTCTATGTGAATTTTTACCTTTCGCCCAAAGATTACCACCACTACCACGCTCCTTGCGATTTAGAAATTTTAGAGGCTCGTTATTTTGCGGGGAAATTACTACCAGTCAATAAACCCTCGCTTTACAAAAACAAAAATCTGTTTGTGGGCAATGAAAGGGTGGTGTTTGTTGCAAAAGACATTCAAGGCAATCAATTGTATTTTGTAGCGGTGGGAGCGTTAAATGTGGGTAAAATGCGTTTTAATTTTGATAAGAATATCCAAACTAACGCTAAAGTCCGTTTCACGCAAACCTACTCTTATAACCCTCCGATTAAGGTTAAAAAAGGGGATAATTTAGGGAATTTTGAAATGGGCTCTACTATTGTTTTATTCATTCAAAACACCGCTTTTAAAGATTTGAGAGAAAAAAGCGTGAAGTTTGGGGAAAGTATAGGGGAATTTCATGCCAACTGA
- a CDS encoding DUF6115 domain-containing protein encodes MLSSNDLFMVVLGAILLVLVCLVGYLYLKEKEFYHKMRRLEKTLDESYQENYIYSKRLKELEGRLEGLSLEKSVKEDSSLKTTLSHLYNQLQEIQKSMDKERDYLEEKIITLENKFKDMGHYAASDEINEKQVLKMYQEGYSVDSISKEFKVSKGEVEFILNMAGLKW; translated from the coding sequence ATGTTATCTTCTAATGATTTGTTTATGGTCGTTTTAGGAGCGATTTTATTGGTGTTGGTGTGCTTGGTGGGGTATTTGTATCTTAAAGAAAAAGAGTTTTACCATAAAATGAGGCGTTTAGAAAAAACCTTAGATGAATCCTATCAAGAAAATTATATCTATTCTAAGCGTTTGAAAGAATTAGAGGGGCGTTTAGAGGGCCTTTCTTTAGAAAAAAGCGTTAAAGAGGATAGCTCATTAAAAACGACCCTTTCACACCTTTATAACCAGTTGCAAGAAATCCAAAAATCCATGGACAAAGAACGCGATTATTTAGAAGAAAAAATCATTACTTTAGAAAACAAATTCAAAGACATGGGGCATTATGCCGCTAGCGATGAGATCAACGAAAAACAGGTTTTAAAAATGTATCAAGAGGGTTATAGCGTGGATTCTATTTCTAAAGAGTTTAAAGTGAGTAAGGGCGAGGTGGAATTTATACTGAACATGGCAGGGTTAAAATGGTAG
- the nadC gene encoding carboxylating nicotinate-nucleotide diphosphorylase: protein MEIKTFLERALKEDLGHGDLFERVLEKDFKATAFVRAKQEGVFSGEKYALELLQMTGIECAQTIKDKERFKPKDTLMEIRGDFSMLLKIERTLLNLLQHSSGIATLTSRFVEALNSHKVRLLDTRKTRPLLRIFEKYSVLNGGASNHRLGLDDALMLKDTHLKHVKDLKSFLAHARKNLPFTAKIEIECESFEEAKNAMSAGADIVMCDNMSVGETKEIAAYREAHYPFVLLEASGNISLESINAYAKSGVDAISVGALIHQATFIDMHMKMA, encoded by the coding sequence ATGGAGATTAAAACCTTTTTAGAACGCGCTTTAAAAGAAGATTTAGGGCATGGGGATTTGTTTGAAAGGGTGTTAGAAAAAGATTTTAAAGCCACGGCTTTTGTTAGGGCTAAACAAGAGGGTGTGTTTTCAGGCGAAAAATACGCTTTAGAGTTGCTTCAAATGACCGGCATTGAATGCGCTCAAACCATTAAAGATAAAGAGCGTTTCAAGCCTAAAGACACTTTAATGGAGATTAGGGGGGATTTTAGCATGCTTTTAAAGATTGAGCGCACCCTATTAAACCTTTTGCAACACAGCAGCGGGATCGCTACTTTAACGAGCCGTTTTGTAGAAGCTTTAAATTCTCATAAGGTGCGTTTGTTGGATACGAGAAAAACCAGACCCCTTTTAAGGATTTTTGAAAAATATTCCGTGCTTAATGGGGGAGCGAGCAACCACCGATTAGGGCTAGATGACGCTTTAATGCTTAAAGACACGCATTTAAAGCATGTGAAAGATCTCAAAAGCTTTTTAGCGCATGCCAGAAAAAACTTGCCTTTCACGGCTAAAATTGAAATTGAATGCGAGAGCTTTGAAGAGGCCAAAAACGCCATGAGCGCAGGAGCGGATATTGTGATGTGCGATAACATGAGCGTTGGAGAAACGAAAGAAATTGCCGCTTACAGAGAGGCGCATTACCCCTTTGTCTTATTGGAAGCGAGCGGGAACATTTCACTAGAGAGCATCAACGCTTACGCCAAAAGCGGCGTGGATGCCATTAGTGTAGGGGCTTTAATCCATCAAGCCACTTTTATTGACATGCACATGAAAATGGCTTAA
- a CDS encoding ComEC/Rec2 family competence protein, whose product MKDKTFQGAFELLSTPKEYLWCGVFLSLLLAINLYLEYLNYQKLDFSKPTSLNAQILLQYPKTKDQKTYFVLKLQSKGMIFYTTIKEPLKNLQYRHAQFFGKIKPCSFLESLKSCFFQTYSFSLTRKHNFKSHWRHFIDSVHSNALVGNLYRALFMGDSLNKDLRDRANALGINHLLAISGFHLGILSASVYFLFSLFYTPLQKRYFPYRNAFYDIGVLVWVFLLGYLLLLDFLPSFFRAFLMGLLGFLACFFGVRLLSFKLLVLACCIAIALLPKLLFSVGFLLSVCGVWYIFLFLKHTQIFFKNSSFLMRSFQAISLSALVFLNMLIVAHAFFPMFSPYQLFSIPLGLIFIVFFPLSLFLHAVGLGSLLDNILSMPLTIPTISVSSPLWLLGVHLFLTILSARFFKVYLSMNVLSTGFFLYCCYQYIIMPSSIVG is encoded by the coding sequence TTGAAAGATAAAACTTTTCAGGGGGCGTTTGAACTTCTTTCAACCCCTAAAGAATACTTATGGTGTGGGGTGTTTTTAAGCCTTTTGTTGGCGATCAATCTTTATTTAGAATACTTGAATTACCAAAAGCTTGATTTTTCAAAACCGACAAGCTTAAACGCTCAAATCTTATTGCAATACCCTAAAACGAAAGATCAAAAAACCTATTTTGTTTTAAAGCTCCAATCAAAGGGCATGATCTTTTACACCACCATTAAAGAGCCTTTAAAAAACCTCCAATACCGCCATGCACAATTTTTTGGCAAAATCAAACCTTGCTCGTTCTTAGAGTCTCTAAAATCATGCTTTTTTCAAACTTATTCTTTTTCTTTAACACGAAAACACAATTTCAAATCGCATTGGCGCCATTTCATTGACAGCGTTCATTCCAACGCTTTGGTGGGTAATTTGTATCGAGCGTTATTTATGGGGGATAGCTTGAATAAGGATTTAAGAGACAGGGCTAACGCGCTAGGGATCAACCACTTACTAGCCATTAGCGGGTTCCATTTGGGGATTTTGAGTGCGAGCGTGTATTTTCTTTTTTCGCTTTTTTATACCCCCTTACAAAAACGCTATTTCCCTTACAGGAACGCTTTTTATGATATAGGGGTTTTGGTGTGGGTTTTTTTGCTAGGGTATTTATTGCTATTAGATTTTTTACCCTCTTTTTTCAGGGCGTTTTTAATGGGCTTACTAGGGTTTTTGGCATGCTTTTTTGGGGTAAGGCTTTTGAGTTTTAAACTTTTGGTTTTAGCGTGCTGTATCGCCATAGCGTTACTCCCTAAATTGCTTTTTAGCGTGGGGTTTTTGCTTTCTGTCTGTGGGGTGTGGTATATCTTTTTGTTTTTAAAACACACTCAAATTTTTTTTAAAAATTCTTCTTTTTTAATGCGATCGTTTCAAGCCATAAGCTTAAGCGCGCTGGTGTTTTTGAACATGCTCATTGTCGCGCATGCCTTTTTCCCTATGTTTTCGCCCTACCAGCTCTTTAGCATTCCTTTAGGCTTGATTTTTATCGTGTTTTTCCCTTTGAGCTTGTTCTTGCATGCGGTGGGTTTAGGGTCTTTATTGGATAATATTCTAAGCATGCCTTTAACCATCCCCACGATTTCGGTTTCTTCACCTTTATGGCTTTTGGGGGTGCATTTGTTTTTAACGATTTTAAGCGCGCGTTTTTTTAAGGTTTATTTAAGCATGAATGTTTTAAGCACAGGCTTTTTCTTGTATTGTTGCTATCAATATATTATAATGCCTAGCTCAATTGTGGGTTAG
- a CDS encoding replicative DNA helicase, with the protein MDHLKHLQQLQNIERIVLSGIVLANHKIEEVHSVLEPSDFYYPPNGLFFEIALKLHEEDCPIDENFIRQKMPKDKKIEEEDLVAIFAASPIDNIEAYVEEIKNASIKRKLFGLANTIREQALESAQKSSDILGAVEREVYALLNGSTIEGFRSIKEVLESAMDLITENQRKGSLEVTGIPTGFVQLDNYTSGFNKGSLVIIGARPSMGKTSLMMNMVLAALNDDRGVAVFSLEMSAEQLALRALSDLTSINMHDLESGRLDDDQWENLAKCYDHLSCKKLFFYDKSYVRIEQIRLQLRKLKSQHKELGIAFIDYLQLMSGSKATKERHEQIAEISRELKTLARELEIPIIALVQLNRSLENRDDKRPILSDIKDSGGIEQDADIVLFLYRGYIYQMRAEDNKIDKLKKEGKIEEAQELHLKVNEERRIHKQNGSIEEAEIIVAKNRNGATGTVYTRFNAPFTRYEDMPIDSHLEEGQETKVDYDIVTT; encoded by the coding sequence ATGGATCATTTAAAACATTTGCAGCAATTGCAAAACATTGAAAGGATCGTGCTTTCAGGAATTGTGTTGGCCAATCATAAGATTGAAGAGGTCCATAGCGTTTTAGAGCCTAGCGATTTTTACTACCCGCCTAACGGCTTGTTTTTTGAAATCGCTTTAAAACTGCATGAAGAAGATTGCCCCATTGATGAGAACTTTATCCGCCAAAAAATGCCTAAAGACAAAAAAATCGAAGAAGAAGATCTGGTCGCTATTTTTGCGGCAAGCCCTATAGATAATATTGAAGCCTATGTGGAAGAGATTAAAAACGCTTCCATTAAACGAAAACTTTTTGGCTTGGCTAACACCATTAGAGAGCAAGCCCTAGAAAGCGCGCAAAAATCCAGCGATATTTTAGGTGCTGTGGAGCGAGAAGTCTATGCGTTATTGAATGGCAGCACCATAGAGGGCTTTAGAAGCATTAAAGAAGTGCTTGAAAGCGCAATGGATCTTATTACAGAAAACCAAAGAAAGGGGAGTTTGGAAGTTACTGGCATACCGACTGGCTTTGTCCAATTGGATAATTATACGAGCGGTTTTAATAAAGGGAGTTTAGTCATTATAGGGGCAAGGCCGTCTATGGGTAAAACCAGTTTGATGATGAACATGGTCTTAGCTGCGCTCAATGACGATAGGGGGGTAGCGGTTTTTAGTTTGGAAATGTCCGCAGAGCAACTCGCTTTAAGGGCGTTATCGGATCTCACTTCTATTAACATGCATGATTTAGAAAGCGGGAGGCTTGATGATGATCAATGGGAAAATTTAGCCAAATGCTACGATCACCTTTCTTGCAAAAAACTCTTTTTCTACGATAAAAGCTATGTGAGGATAGAGCAAATCCGCTTGCAACTGCGAAAGCTTAAATCCCAACACAAGGAATTGGGTATCGCTTTTATTGACTATTTGCAGCTCATGTCAGGGAGCAAAGCCACCAAAGAACGCCATGAGCAAATCGCTGAAATTTCAAGGGAGCTTAAAACCTTAGCCAGAGAGTTAGAAATCCCTATCATAGCGTTAGTGCAACTCAACCGCAGTCTGGAAAATCGAGACGATAAACGGCCCATTCTTTCGGATATTAAAGACAGCGGAGGGATTGAACAGGACGCTGATATTGTTTTATTTTTATATAGAGGCTATATCTATCAAATGAGGGCTGAAGACAATAAAATAGACAAACTCAAAAAAGAAGGCAAAATTGAAGAGGCACAAGAGTTGCACCTAAAAGTTAATGAAGAAAGGCGTATCCACAAGCAAAATGGCAGTATTGAAGAGGCTGAAATCATTGTGGCTAAAAACAGGAATGGGGCTACAGGAACGGTTTATACGCGCTTTAACGCTCCTTTCACACGCTATGAAGACATGCCCATAGATTCTCATTTAGAAGAGGGACAAGAAACTAAAGTGGATTATGATATAGTTACAACTTGA
- the nadA gene encoding quinolinate synthase NadA, with amino-acid sequence MPTDNDLKTSIVELLKDLDALLVAHFYQKDEIVELAHHTGDSLELAKIASQSDKNLIVFCGVHFMGESVKALAFNKQVIMPKLSCCSMARMIDSHYYDRSVHLLKEYGVKEFYPITYINSNAEVKAKVAKDNGVVCTSRNASKIFNHALKQNKKIFFLPDKCLGENLALENGLKSAILGANSPEEIKNADVVCYNGFCSVHQLFKLEDIEFYRQKYPDILIAVHPECDPSVVSNADFSGSTSQIIEFVEKLSPNQKVAIGTESHLVNRLKAKRHHQNTFILSSTLAFCPTMNETTLKDLFEVLKAYKNHRAYNTIELKDEVACLAKLALTKMMELS; translated from the coding sequence ATGCCAACTGATAACGATTTAAAAACTTCTATTGTGGAATTGTTGAAAGATTTAGACGCGCTTTTAGTGGCTCATTTTTACCAAAAAGATGAGATTGTAGAGTTGGCTCATCATACAGGCGATAGCTTGGAATTAGCCAAAATCGCAAGCCAGAGCGATAAAAACCTCATCGTGTTTTGCGGGGTGCATTTCATGGGTGAAAGCGTGAAAGCCCTAGCCTTTAACAAACAAGTGATCATGCCCAAACTCTCATGCTGCTCTATGGCAAGGATGATAGACAGCCATTACTACGATAGAAGCGTCCATTTATTGAAAGAATACGGCGTTAAAGAATTTTACCCTATCACTTATATCAATTCTAACGCTGAAGTGAAAGCCAAAGTCGCTAAAGATAATGGCGTGGTCTGCACGAGCAGGAACGCTTCTAAAATCTTCAATCACGCTTTAAAACAAAATAAAAAAATCTTTTTTTTACCGGATAAATGCTTGGGGGAAAATCTAGCCCTAGAAAATGGCTTAAAAAGCGCGATTTTAGGCGCAAATAGCCCAGAAGAAATCAAAAACGCTGATGTGGTTTGTTATAACGGCTTTTGTTCGGTGCATCAGCTTTTCAAATTAGAAGACATTGAATTTTACCGCCAAAAATACCCGGATATTTTAATCGCTGTCCATCCAGAGTGCGATCCTAGCGTGGTTTCTAACGCTGATTTTAGCGGATCAACGAGTCAAATCATAGAATTTGTAGAAAAGTTAAGCCCTAATCAAAAAGTCGCCATAGGCACTGAAAGCCATTTAGTCAACCGCTTGAAAGCCAAGCGCCACCATCAAAACACTTTCATTCTTTCTAGCACGCTCGCCTTTTGTCCTACCATGAATGAAACGACTTTAAAAGATTTGTTTGAAGTTTTAAAGGCTTATAAAAACCACAGGGCTTACAATACGATTGAATTAAAAGATGAGGTGGCGTGCTTAGCCAAACTCGCTTTAACCAAAATGATGGAGTTATCTTAA
- the mqnP gene encoding menaquinone biosynthesis prenyltransferase MqnP, whose translation MVALEHTIFSSMFLLMAMVISSYQKNQTLFFGLETLILCFLALLGARNFAMGFNRLVDRDIDKDNPRTKNRPSVDGRISVKGMVIFSALNALLFVGVSYFINPLAFKLSLPFLIVLGGYSYFKRFSSLAHFVVGLALGLAPIAGSVAVLGDIPLWNVFLALGVMLWVAGFDLLYSLQDMEFDKERGLFSIPSRLGEKWCLNLSRLSHLVALICWLFFVKCYHGGIFAYLGLGVSALILLYEQILVARDYKNIPKAFFVSNGYLGVVFFIFIVLDVGFKHA comes from the coding sequence TTGGTCGCTTTGGAGCATACGATATTTTCTAGCATGTTTTTACTCATGGCTATGGTCATAAGCTCCTATCAAAAAAATCAAACGCTCTTTTTTGGGTTAGAAACCTTAATCCTTTGTTTTTTAGCCTTATTAGGGGCAAGAAACTTCGCTATGGGATTTAACCGCTTGGTGGATAGAGACATTGATAAGGATAACCCAAGGACGAAAAACCGCCCGAGCGTGGATGGTAGGATCAGCGTTAAAGGCATGGTCATTTTTAGCGCTTTAAACGCGCTTTTATTCGTGGGAGTGAGCTATTTCATTAACCCTTTAGCTTTCAAGCTCTCACTACCTTTTTTAATCGTTTTGGGGGGGTATTCGTATTTCAAGCGCTTTTCTTCTTTGGCGCATTTTGTCGTGGGTTTGGCTTTAGGTTTAGCCCCCATTGCAGGAAGCGTGGCGGTTTTAGGGGATATTCCTTTATGGAATGTCTTTTTGGCTTTAGGGGTGATGTTATGGGTGGCTGGGTTTGATTTGCTCTATTCTTTACAGGATATGGAGTTTGATAAAGAAAGGGGTTTGTTTTCCATTCCTAGCCGATTAGGGGAAAAATGGTGCTTGAATCTCTCAAGGCTCTCACACCTTGTAGCGCTGATCTGCTGGCTTTTTTTTGTGAAATGCTATCATGGGGGGATTTTTGCGTATTTAGGATTAGGGGTTTCAGCCTTGATTTTACTCTATGAGCAGATCTTAGTGGCCAGAGATTATAAAAACATTCCTAAAGCCTTTTTTGTGAGTAATGGCTATTTGGGGGTGGTGTTTTTTATTTTTATTGTCCTTGATGTGGGGTTTAAGCATGCATGA